One segment of Anaerolineales bacterium DNA contains the following:
- a CDS encoding histidine phosphatase family protein: MGKTTNSVVYLIRHGETEWNVTGRWQGHFDVPLSAAGRAQAARLARRLTEEGVRFDALYSSDLKRAWETAAAIGGALGLAPAAAPALREIDLGRWSGKTRAEIAEAYPDEWRQLESNVDFPRGGGETFAGFLRRVLGWMESAAEKHPGATVCAVTHGGCIRAVLLHALGLTWADRGRVPAIENASVTVVERASAAWRIILVNDASSVREAARKGLREGDPEG, from the coding sequence TTGGGAAAAACGACCAACTCCGTCGTCTACCTCATCCGCCACGGCGAAACCGAGTGGAACGTCACCGGCCGCTGGCAGGGCCACTTCGACGTGCCGCTCAGCGCGGCGGGGCGCGCGCAAGCTGCGCGCCTGGCGCGCCGCCTAACCGAGGAAGGCGTCCGGTTCGACGCCCTGTATTCGAGCGACTTGAAGCGCGCCTGGGAGACGGCCGCCGCGATCGGCGGCGCGCTCGGGCTGGCGCCCGCCGCCGCGCCCGCCCTGCGCGAGATCGACCTCGGCCGCTGGTCCGGAAAAACGCGCGCCGAGATCGCCGAGGCCTACCCCGACGAGTGGCGCCAGCTGGAGAGCAACGTGGATTTCCCCCGCGGCGGCGGCGAAACCTTCGCCGGCTTTCTGCGGCGGGTGTTGGGTTGGATGGAATCGGCCGCCGAAAAACATCCCGGCGCAACCGTCTGCGCGGTCACCCACGGCGGCTGCATCCGCGCCGTCCTCCTGCATGCGCTCGGATTGACCTGGGCGGACCGCGGCCGCGTCCCGGCGATCGAAAACGCCTCCGTCACCGTCGTCGAGCGCGCATCCGCCGCCTGGCGGATCATCCTGGTAAACGACGCTTCGAGCGTCCGCGAAGCGGCGCGCAAAGGATTGCGGGAGGGGGATCCGGAGGGGTAA